TGAGGGCGATGGCCGAGGTGGTCTCGCCGTCCTCGGAGTCGATGGCGAAGACAGCCTGGCCGCCGAGGGAGGCCTGGGCGGCCCCGGTGACCTGGGCCTGGAAGCTGCCGAGGTCGCCCTCATCGTCGGACGAGTCGCAGGCGGTGAGGGAGGTCGCGGCGAGCGCGGTGAGGAGGAGGGCCCGGAGGCGGAGCGAAAAACGGGGGGTCATGGCAGTGCGGGCACGCGCCCGCGAATGGCGGAAAGCCGGTGGTTGGAAGGCACCTCGCGCGGAGGCTCTGCCAGATTCCCGCTTTCCGCCACCAGCGCCATGGGTCGTTCAGCCCATTTGGACCTCCCGCCCACGGAGTCCAGAGAAGCCGGTAGGTCGAGCGGAACGCCCCCTCAGCGGGTCGACCTCGCGCAGGCGGGAAGGGCAGGCCGCGCCCGCATCGCTCCGGCGCTGCACGGTTCGGTGGCGTCGGCGTCTTCCGGTTTCCCGCTTGTCGGACCACGCGCGACCGTCGCCGAGTCCGCCCGCCTCGGCCCCGAGGCGGGGGCGGTCAGTCGTTCAGCCGGCGCATGGCGTCGCGGAAGAAGGCGCCCTGGACCGTCGGCTCGAAGTCCCAGCTCTGGATCATCTGCGGCGACCACTGCGGGTCGAAGACCCACGGTGCCCACGAGATGCCGCGCGCCTCGAAAAAGGCGACGATGGCCTCGCCGTACGTCTCGTCGGAGATGACCGGGATGTGCGCGCCCGGCCCGTCGGCGCTCATGAAGCCGAGCTCCGTCGCGAAGAGCGGGTACGTGTCGGCCACGAAGCCCCACGTCTCCTCCCACTTCGGCTCCCACGGCCGCTCGCGCTTCTGCGGGTACGGGTGCGTGACGTAGGCGATGCCCTCCGCCCGGACCGGGTCCTCGCGAACGCCCGAGAGGTCGTAGGACCAGTCGAGCCCGCCGACGAGCGGGATCGTGCCGGGGTCGCTGGCGCGGACGATGTCGATGAGGTCCTCCATCAGCTCGCGGTGCTCGTGCCACGAGAGCCGGCCGAGCGTGCCGTTGTAGCTCGTCGGCTCGTTGAACAGCTCGTAGAAGGCGACCGTCGGGTTCCCGGCGTAGCGCTGCGAGACCGTCCGCCAGAACCGGGCCGTCTCGCCCTTCGACGTCTCGTACATCGGGTGCTGGAACACCTCCGTCCGGAGGTTGCCGATCGAGTGCCAGTCGATCACGACGTAGAGCCCGGCGGCCCCGGCCCACTCGACCGCCTGGTCCAGCAACTCGAGGTAGCCCTCCTCGCCGCGCGCCCGCCACGCCCGCGGGTGGACCGGCAGGCGGACCACGTTGGCGCCCCAGTCGGCGACCTCCTCGAAGAGCGCCGGGCCCCACTGGCCGTCGCGCTCGACCTTGTCGGGGTCGGCGATCGAGACGCCGCGGAAGACGACGGTCTCGCCGGCCTCGTTCACGAACCGGTTGCCCTCGACGTGGACGGCGGGGAGCTGTGCCGCGGCCGGCAGGGCGGCGACGATCGTGGCGAGCAGGAGGAGGTGTCGAGTCATGGCGGGGGAGGAGGGAGTCGGCCCGCCTCGGGGCCGAGGCGGGGGAGTCAGTCGTTGAGGACCTGGTCGGCGGCGAGGGCGAGGAGCATGAAGTGCGTGGCCCCGCCGCCCATCACGTACTCGGCCTGCTGCCAGAGGTACGGGTAGTCCTTGAGCTCCGGGAAGTCGGGCCGGATGAGCGCCGTGCCGGAGGCCACGCCGCCCGGGATGTAAGCGTAGTCGGCCCGGTTGAGGCCGTAGCCGCGCTCCACCGACGTCGCGCCGACGCCGCTCGCGAACGACGCCGTGTTGCTCCCGGGGTGGACGCCCAAGATGAAGTTGAGCGCGTTCAGCAGGTACTCCGACGACACGCTCTCGGGGAACGCGCGGTGCAGGAAGTACTGCTGCACGCCGAACGCCTGGATGCCCCAGCCCGCGCCCCAGATGTAGGGCTCGTACGGGACGCCGTAGGGCGGCGCCGGCTGCGCCTCGACGGTCCCGGCCTGCGCCCCGGCCACGGCCTCGCGCACGGCCGCTTCGAAGCCCGCGTCGCCGACGGCGTCGAGCGTGCGGCCGAGCGCCCAGCCCGTCCGGCCGATGGCCTCGACGATCTCGGCCTCGTGGTCGAGGAGCCACTGGCGGTACGTGTCGTCGCCGGTCGTGAGGAGGAGCTCGACGGCGGCGGCGGTCTGCTCGGCGAGCGCGTCGCCGTGGTCCATCGCCCAGAGGGTCACGGCGGCCGCCTCCGCCTCGGCGGCGAGGTCGGGGGTGTGGGCGCGGAGGACGCGCCCGGCGATGGCGAGGGCGGCGATGCCCTTGAACTCATGGCCCGCGTGCTCCTCCGTAAAGACCCAGCGGTCGTCCGGCGGAAGGCCGCTGTCCGGTTCGAAGTCGACGTTGTCCGTGCTCCCGGCGAAGTCGCCGATCATCCGGTACTGCTCCAGCGTCGGGACGATGACGCCGCGGTAGAGCCGGCCCAGCGACCGGTAGCCGCCGACGATGTTGAGGGTCCCGTGCTCGACCTGCTGCAACAGATCCGGCACGCCGTCGGGCCGGTGGATCCTGGCGAGCCGCGCGCTCTGGTCGATCTGGGTGTTGTCGTAGTCGCGGAGCGCGTCGAACGCCTCGTAGGACGCCGCGAGGACCCAGACCTCGTCGGCCTGCGACTCGATGCGGAGGTCGTCGTCGCCCGCGTCGTGCCAGCCGCCGACGTCGAGGTTCGGGACGCGCTGGCCGGGCTCGACGTCCGTCAGCAGGTCCGGACCCTGGACGTAGCCGTCGAAGTGGTTCGTGTCGGCCGGCGCCATGCGGGCGTCGTCGAGGTGGCAGACGCCGTGCCAGAGGCGATAGGGGTCCTCGACGCGCATGTGGCACATCTGGACCGGCAGGAAGTAGTCGACCGTCGGCTGCCAGACGTCGCGGGCGTAGACGTCGCGCGCGATCTCGAAGGCGTGCGAGCGCCGGCCGCGGTACTCGACGGCGTAGAGGCCCGGCACCGTCACATCGGAAAAATCGAACAGGCGGTACTGGTAGCGGAGGAAGTCGCCGCCCCACGCCTCGGGCACAGCCTCCCGCACGACCTCGGTGGCGTCGGCGCCGAGGCGGAGGAGGCGGGCCGGCGTCCGCTCGGCGTCGCGCCGGTCGTGCTCGATGACGACGACCTTCCGCTGCGCCGGGTGGTACCCGACCTGCGACACCTGGACGACGGGTTCGTACACCCAGCCCTCGACCGCGTGTGGGCGGATCGTCCACTCGATGGCGCCCGTGGTCGCGCCGGCCGGGACCGTCTCGCGGACGACGAACCAGCCGTTGTTGTGCTGGTTGCGACCGTCGAGGAGCACCAGCTCGCCCGTCGCGCTCTCGATCTGCAGGCGGAGCGTCTCGCTCTCGGGCGCGACCGTCAGGCGCCGGCCGGTCGCGAACGGGACGGCCTGCGCCACGCCCTCGGCGTCGACGCGCATGGGCCCGTTGGGCTGGCGGGGGAACTGGCCGCGCGCGTCGCCGAGCAGCCACCCCTTCCCGAACAGATCGACGGGGTACAACTCCAGGTTGAACCCGACCTCGCCGACGTACTCGGCCGGGAGCGCCTCGTCGAGGTCGACCGTCACCACGACGGCGTCGCCCTCGGCGCGGGCGCGGACGGCGTAGCTCATCTCGAGGTCCGGGTACAGGATCGGGTTGAAGCCCGTCCGGTTTTTGCCGGGGTCCGGGTACGAGAGGCGCGTGACGATCTCGCCGTCGACCACCTCGCGGGCGTCCTGCTTGGGGACGGGGTCCCACTGGCCCGGCGTCGCGTTGAGGCGGAGGTCGCCGTTGGCGGCGAGCCGGATCCCGTGCTGGACGACGGTGACGCCGCCCTGGTGACCGTCCGGGTAGAAGTCCTGGAAGGCCATGACGCTCACGCCCTCGCGCTGGAAGTACCCGGCGTCGGTCAGCGCGAACGTGCGCTGGGCAGAGGCCGGCGCTGCCCAGAGGCCGACCGAGGCGGCCAGGGTGGCGAGGGAGGTCAGGAATCGGCGGGGCACGGCAGTTCGGGTTGGAAGCGCTTGCGGCTGAAGGTATTCTCTTTCGTCCACTCAATTGACGAAACCGCTCATGGACCGCCGTGCCTTCCTCGGATCCGCCTCGGCCGCGGCCGCCAGCCTCACCGTCGCCGGCTGCGCGACCTCCGCCGCGCCCGCGTCCGCCGCGGCGCCCGAGGCGGGGGGAGCCCGCGCGGCGCTCGCGCCGACCGCCGCGCGCTCCACCGACGGCGAGGTCGTCGTCAGCCGGCCCGGCGACCTCCCGGGCACGCGGACGCAGCCGCGCATCCCGCGCTGGCGCGGGTTCAACCTCACGGAGCTGACCGGCGGCGACCGCGACCGGTCATTCCGCGAGGACGACTTCGCCTGGATCGCCGAGCTCGGCTTCGACTTCGTCCGCATCCCGATGTCGTACTGGGCGTGGTCGTCCCCCGACGACTGGATGACGATCGACGAGGACGGGCTGGCGAAGGTCGACGAGGCCGTCGAGTACGGCGAGAAGCACGGGCTCCACGTCAACCTCAACCTCCACCGGATCCCCGGCTACTGCGTCAACCAGCGCGAGCTGGAGCCGCACCTCCTGTTCGACAGCCCGCGCGAAGAAATGGAGCTCGCGATGGAGGCCGCTCTCCACCACTGGCGGACGCTCGCGGAGCGCTACAGGCACACCTCGAACCAGGCCGTCTCGTACGACCTGTTCAACGAGCCGCCGTGGACGTACCAGGACCAGAGCCGCTACGTCGAGGTGGCCCACCGGCTCGTCGGTGCGATCCGCGACGTCGACCCCGACCGGCTCATCGTGGCCGACGGCGCCGACATCGGGCAGACGCCGGTGCCCGGGGTGGTCGGCCTCGGGCTCGTGCAGAGCACCCGCGGCTACCTGCCGAAGATGGTCAGCCACTACACGGCGACGTGGGTGCCCAAGAACGAGTTCGAGAGCTTCGACACGCCCGTCTGGCCCATGCGCGCCGACGACGGCCGGATGTGGGACAAAGAGGTCTTGCGGGCGGAGCTCGTCGACAAGTGGGTCCCGCTCGTGAACCAGGGCGTGCCGGTCCACGTCGGCGAGTGGGGCTGCTACAACCAGACGCCGCACGCGGCCTGCCTCGCCTGGATGGAGGACGTCACGAGCCTGTGGCGCGAGATGGGCTGGGGCTGGGCGATGTGGAATTTCCGCGGCTCGTTCGGCATCCTCGACAGCGGCCGCGAGGACGTCGAGTACGAGGACTTCCGCGGCCACAAGCTGGACCGGAAGATGGCCGACCTCCTCCTCGCCAGCTGATCCGCCCGACCGTCCCCACCACCCCGTTCGATCCCATGCGCTGCTTCCTGCTCCTCATCGTCCTCGCGGGCGCCGTCCACGCCCAGACCGTCGTCGAGGCGGAGGGGGGCGAGCTCGTCGGCGCGGCCGCGGTCGCCACCAGCCGGGCGGGCTACTCCGGGACCGGCTACGTCACCGGCCTCGGCGCCGACGGCGACAGCCTCCGTCTCGTCATCGACGGCACCGGCGAGTTCGTCCAGCTTCGGCTGGCGGTCGCCGGGAGCGGACGGTTCGCGACCTTCGAGGTCCGCCTCGACGGCGACGTGATCGCGGGCGGCAACACGACCGTCGGGTCCAGCTTCCGCGAGCTCGCGGTCGACGAGCGGCGGCTGAGTGCCGGCCCACACGTCGTCACGATCCACGGCTCGGTCGACGTGGACTACCTGGTGCTGGAGCCGGTCTCGTACGAGGGGCCCGCCGCGCCGCCGCCGGTCCTGTCGGATCCCGACGCGACGGACTCGGCGAGGGCGCTGTTCGCGTTCCTCCTCGACATCTACGGCGAGCACGTCCTCGCGGGGCAGCAGGACGGCTACCAGAACGGCGCGCCCTCGACGCGCGAGATCGACTACGTCGAGTCGGTGACGGGGACGGTGCCGGCGGTCGGGGCGTTCGACCTCATCAACTACTCGCCCTCGCGCCGCGCGCGCGGGACGAACCCGACGGGCTGGGCCGAGCACTGGATCGAGTGGGCCGGCGACCACGGGATCGTCACGCTGATGTGGCACTGGAACGCGCCGACGGACCTGCTCGACACGAGCGACCAGCCGTGGTGGCGCGGCTTCTACACCGAGGCCACGACGTTCGACGTGGAGGCCGCGCTCGCCCAGGGGCCCGGCGGCGAGGACTACGAGCTGCTCCTCCGCGACATCGACGCGATCGCCGTCGAGCTCCAGAAGTTCGAGGACGCCGACGTGCCGGTCCTCTGGCGCCCGCTCCACGAGGCGTACGGGCGTTGGTTCTGGTGGGGAGCCAAGGGCCCGGGGCCGTACGTCGCGCTGTGGCGGCTGATGTACGAGCGGCTCGTCGAGTACCACGGCCTCCACAACCTGATCTGGGTCCACACTCACCGGCCCTCGGACGGCGACCAGGCCGCGTGGTACCCCGGCGACGCCTACGTCGACGTCGTGGGCGTCGACGAGTACGTCGAGGACCCCGACGCCGTGTTCCGGAGCGACTGGGAGCTGCTGCAGGAGCAGTTCGGCGCCAACAAGCTGGTCGCGCTGACGGAGACCGGGACGCTCCCCGACATGACACGCTCGGTCGACTTCGGCATGACGTGGAGCTGGTTCGCGGTGTGGGAGGGTAGCTTCATCCGCGACCTTGACACAGACCGCCTCGTCGACGTGTACACGAGCGAGGTCGTCCTCACGCGCGACGAACTGCCCGACTGGCGCAGCTACACCCTCGCCACCGCCGAGGCGGACGGACCCGAGGCGCCGACCGACCACGCCACGATCACGCCCAACCCGAGCGCTGGGCCCGTCACGCTCCGCCTCGACCTCGGCGCCGCGGCGGACGTGGTCGTCGAGACGTTCGACGCGCTCGGCCGGCGCGTGGGGCGCCAGTCGCTGGGGACGATGCCGGCCGGGTCGCTCGCCGTCGCGTTGGCCGCGCCCGCCGTCCCCGGCCCCTACTTCGTCCGCGTGACGGCCGGCGACCGCGTGGTGCGGGGCCGGTTCGTCGTCGCCCGCTGATCTGACGATGCGCCGTCTGGTCCTTGCCGCTCTCGTCGCGGCGCCCGTCTTTGCCCAGCCCACCGTTGGCCCGTTGACGCCGCCCGTTCGTGAGGCGCTCGCCGAGGAGGTGGAGGTCGGCCTCCGCCACGTCCTCGACGCGTGGTACCCGCGCGCAGTTGACCGCTCGCAGGGCGGGTTCTTGAGCGCGTTCGACTGGCGCTGGCGGCCCGTCGGCGGGCAGGAGAAGATGATCGTGACCCAGGCGCGCCACGTCTGGACGACGGCCCAGGCCGCGATGTGGACGAACGACGAGGCCTACGCCGAGATGAGCCGCCACGGCGTCGCCTTCCTCCGCGACGAGATGTGGGACGCCGAGCACGGCGGGTTCTACTGGCTCGTCACGCGCGACGGCACGCCGGTCCCGGAAGCCGACGGTCGGCTCGTGAAGCAGGCCTACGGCGTCGCGTTCGGGATCTACGGGCTCGCTGCCGCCTACGCCGCGACGGGCGACGCCGAGGCGCTGGCGCTCGCGCAGGATGCGTTCCGCTGGCTGGATGACCACGCCCACGACTCCGAGCACGGCGGCTACTTTAACTACCTCACACGCGAGGGCGAGCCGCTCCGCGAGGGGCTGGGGCGGACGCCGCCGAAGGACCAGAACTCGTCGATCCACATCCTCGAGGCCTTGACCGAGCTCTACCACGTCTGGCCCGACGACACGCTCCGCCAGCGGATCGAGGAGATGCTGCTCCTCATCCGCGACACGATCACCGTCGACCCCGGCACACTCACGCTGTTCTCGACGCCCGACTGGACGCCGATCTCGTACCGCGACTCGACGGCGGCCGTCCGCGAGGCGAACGGGTACTACGACCACGTCTCGTTCGGGCACGACGTGGAGACGGCCTACCTCATGCTCGAAGCGGCCGAGGCCATCGACCTCGACCCGGAGCCGACGCTCCGCGCGGGCCAGCGGATGCTCGACCACAGCCTCGCGACCGGCTGGGACACACGCAACGGCGGGTTCATGGAGGCCGGCTACTATTTCGCCGACGGCGAGCCGCTCGTCGTGGTCGACTCGACCAAGAACTGGTGGGCGCAGGCCGAGGGGCTCAATACGCTCCTCCTCATGGGCGACCTCGTGCCGGCCGAGCGGGCCCGCTACCACGACCGCTTCCTCCAGATGTGGGGCCTCATCCAGGGCTTCCTCGTCGACCACGCGCACGGCGGCTGGTACCGCGGCACGCTCGACCGACAGCCGGAGCTGCGGACGGCCGACAAGGGGGGCATCTGGAAAGCCGCGTATCACGACGCCCGCGCCCTCATGAACGTCGCCCGCCGCCTCCGGAGTGGGTCCGCCTCGGCCGTCCCGGCGGCCGACCCGCGGATCCGCGTCATGGGCCGCCACCGCGCCGAGGCGGGCGGGGCCGTGGACTTCGGCGCGGCCGGCGTCACGTTCGGCATCCGCTTCCGCGGGACGCGCCTCGCCGCCCGCCTCGACGACGCGTTCCGCGACGGCGGCCACAACTGGTTCACCGTCGTGGTCGATGGGGGAGAGCCGGTCCGGTTCCGGACGCGGCCGGGGCAGCACGACTACACGCTCGCCTCCGGCCTCGACGACGGCGAGCACACGCTCTGGCTGAGCAAGGCGACGGAGGGCCAGAACGGCCCCAACCGGCTCATTTCGTTCGAGGGCGCGGAGATCCTCCCGGCCGACCCGCTGCCGGAGCGCCGCATCGAGTTCATCGGCGACTCCATCACGGCCGGCTACGGCGTCGACCCCGAGCCCGTCGCGTGCGGCGCCGGCACGTGGTACGACCCGACGCACGCGTGGCAGGCCTACGGCCCGCGTCTCGCCCGCCGCCTCGGCGCGCAGTGGATGCTCAGCGCCGTCTCCGGCATGGGGATGCACCGCAACTGGAACTCGCTCACGCCGGTGATGCCGGACGTTTACGACGGGCTGTATCTGGAGTACGCGACCGACAACCCGGCGTGGGACGTAGACCAGTACCGCCCCGACCTCGTCGTCGTCGCGCTCGGCACGAACGATTTTTCCGCCGGTGACGGCGAGACGCCGCGGCCCGCGCTCGACGGCGAGGCGTTCGTGAGCGACTACGTCGGGTTCGTCGAGCGCGTCCGCCAGCAGAATGCGGAGGCGCCGATCCTGCTCCTCAACAGCCCCGTCTTCGAGGGCGAGCAGCGCGAGCTTCTGGCGGAGTCCCTCCGCGAGGTGGCCGCCCGCCGCGCCGCGGCCGGTGACGACGCGATCTCGACGTTCTCGTTCGTGGGCCGTTACGTCGACGGCTGCGACGGGCACCCGGGGAAGGCCGGCCAGCAGGCCATGGCCGACGAGTTGGAGCCGGTCCTCCGCACGCTCACCGGCTGGTAGCCCCGCCTCGGGGCACCGGCGGGCCTACCCGATCACGCCCGGCCGCTTGAACGCGGCGCCGACGCCCGTCTCGTCGGCCTCGGGCTCGGCCGAGTCGGCGCGGCGGAGGACGGTCCGCTGGAGCGGGGCGAAGGCGTGGTAGAGCGGGAGGGAGGCCACGCCGAGCGCGCCGGCGTCGGCGCCGGCCGTGGCCAGCTGGAGGTCGGGCGCGTCGAGGCCGCCCGGGACCACGGCGTCACCGAGGTGGACGCGGGCGCGCTCCAGCAGGTCGCTCAGGAGCCGGTCCGGCCAGCGCCCACCGACGAACGTGGCCTCGGGGTCGAGGATCGCGCGGACCGTGAACAGGAGGCCCGCCAGCTCTTCGGCCACTTCCTCGAACCACGCCTCGAACGCCGGCTCGCCGGTCTCGTGGAGCGCGAGGAGGTCGTCGGGCGTCGCGGCCTCCACGCCGGCCTCGGCGAGGCGCTCGTAAAGGGCGCCGAGGTTGAACAGCTCGCCGACATGGGTCGGGCCGCCTGCCCGGCGCCCGCGGCGCGGCGAGAGGTAGCCGATCTCGCCCGCGTTGCCCGTGTGGCCGTCGAACGGGGCGCCCTGGACCATCAGCCCTCCGCCGAGGCCGCTGCCCAGGTACACGTAGAAGAACGCCGAGAGGTGGCGGCCCGCGCCGTACCAGTGCTCGCCGAGCGCGGCCGCCGTCGCGTTGTTCTCGATAAAGACCGGGAGCCCGAGCCGCTCGTGGAGCCGCTGCGCGATGGGCTCGTCGTGCCAGTCCGGGAAAGCGATGGGGCTCACGAGGTAGGTCCCGTCCGGCCCCGGCCGCATCGGCCCCGGGATCCCCACGCCGACGCCCCACACGCGGTCCATCTCGAGCCCGAGCTCGGCCGCGAGGGCCCCGGTCGCCTCGACGCACAGGTCGAGCGCGGCCGCCGGCGACGCCAGCGACACCTCGTGGTGGACGCGGGCGCGGACGGCGCCCGAGAGGTCCACCAGGACCGCCGTGAAGTGATCCGTGTCGAGGTCGAGCCCGACGGCGAACGCGGCGTCCGGGTTGACCTCGAGCTGGATCGGCGGCGCCCCGCGCCCGCCCGTCGCCCGCGCCGTCTCGACCACGAGGCCAGCGTCGACGAGCTGGCGGACGAGGTTCGAGATCGTCTGCGCCGTGAGGTCCGTCCGCCGCGCCACGTCGGCCCGCGAGATCGGGGCGTAGAGGCGGATCGTCTCGTGGACGATCTGGAGGTTGTGACGCTTGGCGTGGGAGAGGTTGGTACCGGTGAGCATCGCGTCCGTGGCTGGCCGAACGTACGACGGCCGCCCGGAGGCGGTCCGGAGTCGAAATAATCAATCGTTTTGATTTACTGAGGCCGACGGGCTAGTTTCACGGAAGCGCTTCCCTCCCGCGGATGTCCCTCCACCCCATCGACCTCGCCATCATCGCCGCCTACATCGTGGCGACGGTGGGGATCGGCTTCTGGATCTCGCGCAAGGCGTCGAAGAGCATCCAGAACTATTTCCTCGGCGGCAACGAGATCCCGTGGTACGCCCTCGGCCTGTCGAACGCCTCGGGCATGTTCGACATCTCGGGCACGATGTGGCTGGTGTACCTCCTCTTCGTCTATGGGATGAAGAGCGTCTGGGTGCCCTGGCTGTGGCCCGTCTTCAACCAGATCTTCCTGATGGTCTACCTGTCGGTCTGGCTGCGGCGGTCGGGCGTGATGACGGGGGCCGAGTGGATCCGCTTCCGGTTCGGCGACACGCGCGGGGCCAAGCTGTCGCATCTCGTGGTGGTGCTCTTCGCGCTCATCAACGTCGTCGGGTTCCTGGCCTACGGCTTCATCGGGATCGGCCAGTTCGCGGCGGCCTTCCTCCCGTTCCAGCTCTCGCCCGACCCCGTCTGGAACGCGAACCTCTGGGGCCTCGCCATCACGGCCATCGCCACGCTGTATGTGGTCAAGGGCGGGATGTTCAGCGTCGTGTTCACGGAGGTCCTTCAGTTCGCCATCATGACGGTGGCGTGTTTCTGGGTGGCCGTCATCGCGATGCAGCAGGTGTCGCCCGACACGCTGGCGGCCGCCACGCCCGACGGGTGGTCCAACATCTGGTTCGGCTGGACCCTCGACCTCGACTGGGGCGCGCTCCTGCCGTCCGCCAACGAGAAGATCGCGGCCGACGGCTACACGCTGTTCGGGGCCTTCTTCATGATGATGCTGTTCAAGGGCGTGCTCTCCAGCATGGCGGGCCCGGCTCCGAACTACGACATGCAGCGGGTCCTCTCGGCGCGGACGCCGAAGGACGCGGCGAAGATGAGCGGCCTCGTGAGCCTCGTGCTCATGGTCCCGCGTTACATGCTCATCACGGGGCTGACGGTCCTCGCCCTCGTGTTCTTCCGCGACGAGCTGGGCGCGATGGGCTCCGACGTCAACTTCGAGCTGATCCTGCCCTTCACGCTCCGGGAGTTCATCCCGACCGGGCTCCTGGGCCTGCTCATCGCCGCGCTCCTGGCCGCGTTCATGAGCACGTACGCCGCGACGGTCAACGCCGCGCCGGCCTACATCGTCAACGACGTCTACAAGCGCTACATCAACCCCGACGCGCCGGAGAAGCGGTACGTCTGGATGAGCTACCTCGTCTCGATCGTCGTCGTGGTCATTGGGACGGCGTTCGGGTTCGTGGCCCAGAACCTCAACGAGATCGTCCAGTGGCTGGTGGGCGCGCTCTACGGCGGGTA
This sequence is a window from Rubrivirga marina. Protein-coding genes within it:
- a CDS encoding glycoside hydrolase family 5 protein, with the translated sequence MDRRAFLGSASAAAASLTVAGCATSAAPASAAAPEAGGARAALAPTAARSTDGEVVVSRPGDLPGTRTQPRIPRWRGFNLTELTGGDRDRSFREDDFAWIAELGFDFVRIPMSYWAWSSPDDWMTIDEDGLAKVDEAVEYGEKHGLHVNLNLHRIPGYCVNQRELEPHLLFDSPREEMELAMEAALHHWRTLAERYRHTSNQAVSYDLFNEPPWTYQDQSRYVEVAHRLVGAIRDVDPDRLIVADGADIGQTPVPGVVGLGLVQSTRGYLPKMVSHYTATWVPKNEFESFDTPVWPMRADDGRMWDKEVLRAELVDKWVPLVNQGVPVHVGEWGCYNQTPHAACLAWMEDVTSLWREMGWGWAMWNFRGSFGILDSGREDVEYEDFRGHKLDRKMADLLLAS
- a CDS encoding AGE family epimerase/isomerase — protein: MRRLVLAALVAAPVFAQPTVGPLTPPVREALAEEVEVGLRHVLDAWYPRAVDRSQGGFLSAFDWRWRPVGGQEKMIVTQARHVWTTAQAAMWTNDEAYAEMSRHGVAFLRDEMWDAEHGGFYWLVTRDGTPVPEADGRLVKQAYGVAFGIYGLAAAYAATGDAEALALAQDAFRWLDDHAHDSEHGGYFNYLTREGEPLREGLGRTPPKDQNSSIHILEALTELYHVWPDDTLRQRIEEMLLLIRDTITVDPGTLTLFSTPDWTPISYRDSTAAVREANGYYDHVSFGHDVETAYLMLEAAEAIDLDPEPTLRAGQRMLDHSLATGWDTRNGGFMEAGYYFADGEPLVVVDSTKNWWAQAEGLNTLLLMGDLVPAERARYHDRFLQMWGLIQGFLVDHAHGGWYRGTLDRQPELRTADKGGIWKAAYHDARALMNVARRLRSGSASAVPAADPRIRVMGRHRAEAGGAVDFGAAGVTFGIRFRGTRLAARLDDAFRDGGHNWFTVVVDGGEPVRFRTRPGQHDYTLASGLDDGEHTLWLSKATEGQNGPNRLISFEGAEILPADPLPERRIEFIGDSITAGYGVDPEPVACGAGTWYDPTHAWQAYGPRLARRLGAQWMLSAVSGMGMHRNWNSLTPVMPDVYDGLYLEYATDNPAWDVDQYRPDLVVVALGTNDFSAGDGETPRPALDGEAFVSDYVGFVERVRQQNAEAPILLLNSPVFEGEQRELLAESLREVAARRAAAGDDAISTFSFVGRYVDGCDGHPGKAGQQAMADELEPVLRTLTGW
- a CDS encoding glycoside hydrolase family 9 protein, which produces MPRRFLTSLATLAASVGLWAAPASAQRTFALTDAGYFQREGVSVMAFQDFYPDGHQGGVTVVQHGIRLAANGDLRLNATPGQWDPVPKQDAREVVDGEIVTRLSYPDPGKNRTGFNPILYPDLEMSYAVRARAEGDAVVVTVDLDEALPAEYVGEVGFNLELYPVDLFGKGWLLGDARGQFPRQPNGPMRVDAEGVAQAVPFATGRRLTVAPESETLRLQIESATGELVLLDGRNQHNNGWFVVRETVPAGATTGAIEWTIRPHAVEGWVYEPVVQVSQVGYHPAQRKVVVIEHDRRDAERTPARLLRLGADATEVVREAVPEAWGGDFLRYQYRLFDFSDVTVPGLYAVEYRGRRSHAFEIARDVYARDVWQPTVDYFLPVQMCHMRVEDPYRLWHGVCHLDDARMAPADTNHFDGYVQGPDLLTDVEPGQRVPNLDVGGWHDAGDDDLRIESQADEVWVLAASYEAFDALRDYDNTQIDQSARLARIHRPDGVPDLLQQVEHGTLNIVGGYRSLGRLYRGVIVPTLEQYRMIGDFAGSTDNVDFEPDSGLPPDDRWVFTEEHAGHEFKGIAALAIAGRVLRAHTPDLAAEAEAAAVTLWAMDHGDALAEQTAAAVELLLTTGDDTYRQWLLDHEAEIVEAIGRTGWALGRTLDAVGDAGFEAAVREAVAGAQAGTVEAQPAPPYGVPYEPYIWGAGWGIQAFGVQQYFLHRAFPESVSSEYLLNALNFILGVHPGSNTASFASGVGATSVERGYGLNRADYAYIPGGVASGTALIRPDFPELKDYPYLWQQAEYVMGGGATHFMLLALAADQVLND
- a CDS encoding ROK family transcriptional regulator, with protein sequence MLTGTNLSHAKRHNLQIVHETIRLYAPISRADVARRTDLTAQTISNLVRQLVDAGLVVETARATGGRGAPPIQLEVNPDAAFAVGLDLDTDHFTAVLVDLSGAVRARVHHEVSLASPAAALDLCVEATGALAAELGLEMDRVWGVGVGIPGPMRPGPDGTYLVSPIAFPDWHDEPIAQRLHERLGLPVFIENNATAAALGEHWYGAGRHLSAFFYVYLGSGLGGGLMVQGAPFDGHTGNAGEIGYLSPRRGRRAGGPTHVGELFNLGALYERLAEAGVEAATPDDLLALHETGEPAFEAWFEEVAEELAGLLFTVRAILDPEATFVGGRWPDRLLSDLLERARVHLGDAVVPGGLDAPDLQLATAGADAGALGVASLPLYHAFAPLQRTVLRRADSAEPEADETGVGAAFKRPGVIG
- a CDS encoding glycoside hydrolase family 5 protein, whose translation is MTRHLLLLATIVAALPAAAQLPAVHVEGNRFVNEAGETVVFRGVSIADPDKVERDGQWGPALFEEVADWGANVVRLPVHPRAWRARGEEGYLELLDQAVEWAGAAGLYVVIDWHSIGNLRTEVFQHPMYETSKGETARFWRTVSQRYAGNPTVAFYELFNEPTSYNGTLGRLSWHEHRELMEDLIDIVRASDPGTIPLVGGLDWSYDLSGVREDPVRAEGIAYVTHPYPQKRERPWEPKWEETWGFVADTYPLFATELGFMSADGPGAHIPVISDETYGEAIVAFFEARGISWAPWVFDPQWSPQMIQSWDFEPTVQGAFFRDAMRRLND
- a CDS encoding glycosyl hydrolase, giving the protein MRCFLLLIVLAGAVHAQTVVEAEGGELVGAAAVATSRAGYSGTGYVTGLGADGDSLRLVIDGTGEFVQLRLAVAGSGRFATFEVRLDGDVIAGGNTTVGSSFRELAVDERRLSAGPHVVTIHGSVDVDYLVLEPVSYEGPAAPPPVLSDPDATDSARALFAFLLDIYGEHVLAGQQDGYQNGAPSTREIDYVESVTGTVPAVGAFDLINYSPSRRARGTNPTGWAEHWIEWAGDHGIVTLMWHWNAPTDLLDTSDQPWWRGFYTEATTFDVEAALAQGPGGEDYELLLRDIDAIAVELQKFEDADVPVLWRPLHEAYGRWFWWGAKGPGPYVALWRLMYERLVEYHGLHNLIWVHTHRPSDGDQAAWYPGDAYVDVVGVDEYVEDPDAVFRSDWELLQEQFGANKLVALTETGTLPDMTRSVDFGMTWSWFAVWEGSFIRDLDTDRLVDVYTSEVVLTRDELPDWRSYTLATAEADGPEAPTDHATITPNPSAGPVTLRLDLGAAADVVVETFDALGRRVGRQSLGTMPAGSLAVALAAPAVPGPYFVRVTAGDRVVRGRFVVAR